A part of Melittangium boletus DSM 14713 genomic DNA contains:
- a CDS encoding tetratricopeptide repeat protein has protein sequence MSPNDTERAHILEAIQQQRNALAVTRITSDPGEIGKGLLQLAELHGMLEDHAESRRHYEEALGFFQSAADKDGQAQVLFGLGVARAHFEDHRGAIEHIARAAFLFNELKDQENEALCRAAIGESLRSLGQPKGAEEKYQEALLLYRQAKNGPRVARLLLDIGDIRMETGDYEAARKRFAEALLVLEKEEDLEPLALCRLLLGEAEGLLGNHEAARPHLRTAAELYSKLHDHAYESRARWDLSIACTFVQDWKMARAELETVIPLFEHQGRADDVARARKVLAHFDARGV, from the coding sequence ATGAGTCCCAACGACACCGAACGCGCCCACATCCTCGAAGCCATCCAGCAACAGCGCAACGCGCTCGCCGTCACGCGCATCACCAGCGACCCGGGGGAGATTGGCAAGGGGCTGCTGCAGCTCGCCGAGCTGCACGGCATGCTGGAGGATCACGCCGAGAGCCGCCGCCACTACGAGGAGGCCCTGGGCTTCTTCCAGTCCGCCGCGGACAAGGACGGCCAGGCCCAGGTGCTCTTCGGGCTGGGCGTGGCCCGCGCCCACTTCGAGGATCACCGGGGCGCCATCGAGCACATCGCCCGGGCCGCGTTCCTCTTCAACGAGCTGAAGGATCAGGAGAACGAGGCCTTGTGCCGGGCGGCCATCGGCGAGTCGCTGCGCTCGCTCGGGCAGCCCAAGGGCGCCGAGGAGAAGTACCAGGAGGCGCTGCTGCTCTACCGGCAGGCGAAGAACGGGCCGCGCGTGGCCCGGCTGCTCTTGGACATCGGCGACATCCGCATGGAGACGGGCGACTACGAGGCGGCCCGCAAGCGCTTCGCCGAGGCGCTGCTCGTGCTGGAGAAGGAAGAGGACCTCGAGCCGCTCGCGCTCTGCCGGTTGCTCCTGGGCGAGGCCGAGGGACTGCTCGGCAACCACGAGGCGGCGCGGCCCCACCTGCGCACGGCGGCGGAGCTGTACTCGAAGCTGCACGACCATGCCTACGAGTCGCGGGCCCGGTGGGATCTGAGCATCGCGTGCACCTTCGTGCAGGACTGGAAGATGGCGCGCGCGGAGCTCGAGACGGTCATCCCCCTCTTCGAGCACCAGGGCCGGGCGGACGACGTGGCCCGGGCGCGCAAGGTGCTCGCCCACTTCGACGCGCGCGGGGTGTGA
- a CDS encoding DNA-binding domain-containing protein yields the protein MKPGLRGFFDSMESYFTDPAPEALERLYAAHPGWDAPRSRVALYGQMVRHHGDATLDKLYPRVRGCVDAETWTALLRAYAASRPARPFEMNQVGEGFAGFLADEAHARGLPDFLPALARFEWTDFAVYMSREEVPARVERLTVNPTLAMLEHPFQLCAWLRGGTPERPAPGQELALLWRHPERLVTMFLAADDRALLVLKMAVEGLTPEQVAAATGVDARAIHDAVAARVEEGLVLAP from the coding sequence ATGAAACCCGGACTGCGCGGCTTCTTCGACTCGATGGAGAGCTACTTCACGGACCCGGCGCCGGAGGCCCTGGAGCGCCTGTACGCGGCGCATCCAGGCTGGGACGCCCCCCGTTCGCGGGTGGCGCTCTATGGCCAGATGGTGCGTCACCACGGCGATGCCACGCTCGACAAGCTCTACCCCCGGGTCCGCGGGTGCGTGGACGCGGAGACCTGGACGGCGCTGCTCCGGGCCTACGCGGCGTCCCGTCCCGCCCGGCCCTTCGAGATGAACCAGGTGGGCGAGGGGTTCGCCGGATTTCTCGCGGACGAGGCCCACGCGCGGGGCCTGCCGGACTTCCTGCCCGCGCTGGCGCGCTTCGAGTGGACGGACTTCGCGGTGTACATGTCCAGGGAGGAGGTGCCGGCGCGGGTGGAGCGGCTGACGGTGAACCCCACGCTGGCGATGCTGGAGCATCCCTTCCAGCTCTGCGCCTGGCTGCGGGGGGGCACCCCGGAGCGGCCGGCCCCGGGACAGGAGCTGGCGCTGCTCTGGAGGCACCCGGAGCGGCTGGTGACGATGTTCCTCGCGGCGGACGACCGCGCGCTGCTGGTGCTCAAGATGGCGGTGGAAGGACTCACGCCGGAGCAGGTGGCGGCGGCCACGGGCGTGGACGCGCGCGCCATCCACGACGCCGTGGCGGCCCGTGTGGAGGAAGGCCTCGTGCTGGCGCCTTGA
- a CDS encoding helix-turn-helix domain-containing protein, which translates to MNENALNANVGLKLRGLRLARNIKQTDAAKDLGVSPAYLNLIEKGKRVMPFPLLWKALRYFDQDPEQFMSTLGEGRVDEALAKLLDEPLLKSLDIDSESLQSLSAEPKLAGTVAALFNLYKNTRTQLENVLAQLNVEESARMNATPGSSAGPRFDYSPFDEVSDFLESHHNYFPELEEQAESMRRDFKLGRLLSSPQLVPLLEERFGYRVRLEAASSGSSVVRRLDAENQELTLSPDLTEQPLKFQLAASIGILMLDKEKLVERIVGAARTRHAETLRLIKVHLANYFAGALMLPYGEFFKDVERTRYDVELLSNLFGTTYETVAHRLCNLSDPKRRGLPFHFLRSDIAGNISKRYSGTGIKFASGGGSCGKWAVHLAFLNPSQLTRQYSMMPDGTSYFCFAKVQLQPIEGSIVRGTAYSIGLGTHAENAKYLAYGLPTTDLRKDAVPSGISCRFCERTDCNQRAAASYRFAFSFDEYTKKDCFFSPLLVHEAGRAESLDKAPRRRNKGEEN; encoded by the coding sequence ATGAACGAGAACGCACTGAACGCGAACGTGGGCCTCAAACTCCGGGGCTTGCGGCTCGCTCGCAACATCAAGCAGACGGATGCGGCCAAGGACCTGGGGGTGTCCCCCGCCTACTTGAACCTCATCGAGAAGGGCAAGCGCGTCATGCCCTTCCCGCTGCTGTGGAAGGCGCTGCGCTACTTCGATCAGGATCCCGAGCAGTTCATGTCCACCCTGGGCGAGGGCCGCGTGGACGAGGCGCTCGCGAAGCTGCTGGACGAGCCCCTGCTCAAGAGCCTGGATATCGACTCGGAGTCCCTGCAGAGCCTGTCCGCGGAGCCGAAGCTCGCCGGCACGGTGGCCGCGCTCTTCAACCTCTACAAGAACACGCGCACACAGTTGGAGAACGTGCTCGCGCAGCTCAACGTGGAGGAGAGCGCGCGGATGAACGCGACGCCGGGCAGCTCGGCGGGCCCCCGCTTCGACTACTCCCCCTTCGACGAGGTGAGCGACTTCCTCGAGTCCCACCACAACTACTTCCCCGAGCTGGAGGAACAGGCCGAGTCGATGCGGCGCGACTTCAAGCTCGGGCGGTTGTTGTCGAGCCCCCAGCTCGTGCCCCTGCTGGAGGAGCGCTTCGGCTACCGGGTGCGCCTGGAGGCCGCCTCCAGCGGCTCCTCGGTGGTGCGCCGCCTGGACGCGGAGAACCAGGAGCTCACCCTCTCGCCGGACCTGACCGAGCAGCCGCTCAAGTTCCAGCTCGCCGCCTCCATCGGCATCCTGATGCTGGACAAGGAGAAGCTGGTGGAGCGGATCGTCGGCGCGGCGCGCACGCGGCACGCCGAGACGCTGCGGCTCATCAAGGTGCACCTGGCCAACTACTTCGCGGGCGCGCTGATGCTGCCCTACGGGGAGTTCTTCAAGGATGTGGAGCGCACGCGCTACGACGTGGAGCTCCTGTCCAACCTCTTCGGCACCACGTACGAGACGGTGGCCCACCGCCTGTGCAACCTGTCGGATCCCAAGCGCCGCGGCCTGCCCTTCCACTTCCTGCGCTCGGACATCGCGGGCAACATCTCCAAGCGCTACAGCGGCACGGGCATCAAGTTCGCCTCGGGCGGCGGCTCGTGCGGCAAGTGGGCCGTGCACCTGGCCTTCCTCAATCCCTCGCAGCTCACCCGGCAGTACTCGATGATGCCGGATGGCACGTCGTACTTCTGCTTCGCCAAGGTGCAGCTGCAACCCATCGAGGGCTCCATCGTGCGCGGCACGGCCTACTCCATCGGTCTGGGCACCCACGCGGAGAACGCCAAGTACCTGGCCTATGGGCTGCCCACCACGGACCTGCGCAAGGACGCGGTCCCCAGTGGCATCTCCTGCCGCTTCTGCGAGCGCACCGACTGCAACCAGCGCGCGGCCGCCAGCTACCGCTTCGCCTTCTCCTTCGACGAGTACACCAAGAAGGACTGCTTCTTCTCGCCCCTGCTGGTGCACGAGGCCGGCCGGGCGGAATCGCTGGACAAGGCGCCCCGGCGCCGTAACAAGGGCGAGGAGAACTGA
- a CDS encoding TolB family protein: MAVATLSGCTCGGADPTPGTLDSGTGGGNGNDAGSGTGDGRDGGDTSPDGGITLDSLSISPPNPILKASGSTAATQKFSVLGIYSDGHSEDLTSQAFFSIEDTRLGTFSGPTFTSSTTVGGKSAVHARVDTLSISTELLLQLSQKTADPAPGSADVPANADSKFGGTVDPARKPSLVYPADKVMVPPNLGQLEIHFTPGPTTNTLFELRFTNDITDVRVYLRCYLPSGVTLPTGITRGCIYTPDETVWKFLAESNRGGQLVTLALRATDDAGTSVGVSDPISLQFARAEIKGALYYWTTKPDQVGVTRYDFAGTGPQTATSMLTKNNINTSGVGCVGCHSLSRNGKKLVAAVEGDPTLGRNEGQLALIKDLSTYTPDGDGGTPSDAGIALTSKYQSAFESWNPDGSKFVGVYSAEQATKFGLLLFNGDTGAFESQIANTGTSQNPATHPDWSADGKTIAYTSVGYTGYPPQNRRTFTGSIQMVRETAGSWSAPLTVVPPVPLTGSNPYAKHRYYPAIAPDNAFLVFNESTCPINSDTSQDCNGDTDPTATLWAAKLEANAALVELKNANKPGITDDKDGAGAYLQTLTNSYPKWSPFVTQGNTGDTSRLMWLTFSSSRNYGLRKTADASNASEARKSTLLWMAAVDPDKVLAGEDGSYVAFALPFQDITTSNHIAQWAQYLVSNGCSTVDEGCDSAGATCCNGLKCVQLNRDPPLPCDIEGACACKPIPQCAPAFQKCSTVAPCCDGLRCLDDTTGGDCSGDNCSCRPPCSGKDQPCGGGSACCNGLTCTTTSSGNVCRVKLN, from the coding sequence ATGGCAGTGGCCACGCTGTCCGGTTGTACTTGCGGCGGCGCCGACCCCACCCCGGGGACGCTCGATAGCGGCACGGGTGGCGGAAACGGAAACGACGCGGGGAGTGGCACGGGAGACGGCCGTGACGGCGGAGACACGAGCCCGGACGGAGGCATCACGCTCGACTCGCTGTCCATCTCGCCTCCCAACCCCATCCTCAAGGCCTCGGGCAGTACGGCGGCCACGCAGAAGTTCTCCGTGCTCGGCATCTACTCCGACGGGCACTCCGAGGATCTGACGTCCCAGGCCTTCTTCAGCATCGAGGACACACGGCTGGGCACCTTCTCCGGACCCACCTTCACCTCCAGCACCACCGTGGGCGGCAAGAGCGCCGTGCATGCCCGCGTGGACACCCTGTCCATCTCCACCGAGCTCCTGCTCCAGCTCTCCCAGAAGACGGCGGATCCAGCCCCGGGCTCCGCGGACGTGCCGGCCAACGCGGACTCGAAGTTCGGTGGAACGGTGGATCCCGCCCGCAAGCCGTCGCTCGTCTACCCCGCCGACAAGGTCATGGTGCCGCCGAACCTCGGGCAGTTGGAGATCCACTTCACGCCCGGCCCCACCACCAACACCCTGTTCGAGCTGCGCTTCACCAACGACATCACCGACGTGCGCGTCTACCTGCGCTGCTACCTGCCCTCGGGAGTCACCCTGCCCACGGGCATCACCCGGGGCTGCATCTACACGCCGGACGAGACCGTGTGGAAGTTCCTCGCGGAGAGCAACCGCGGTGGCCAGCTGGTGACGCTCGCGCTGCGCGCCACGGATGACGCGGGCACGTCGGTGGGTGTGTCCGATCCCATCTCCCTCCAGTTCGCCCGCGCGGAGATCAAGGGCGCGCTCTACTACTGGACCACCAAGCCGGATCAGGTCGGCGTGACGCGCTACGACTTCGCGGGCACCGGGCCCCAGACCGCCACGTCGATGCTCACGAAGAACAACATCAACACCAGCGGCGTGGGCTGCGTGGGCTGCCACTCGCTGAGCCGCAACGGCAAGAAGCTGGTGGCCGCGGTGGAGGGAGATCCGACCCTGGGCCGCAACGAGGGCCAGCTCGCGCTCATCAAGGATCTCTCCACCTACACCCCCGACGGGGATGGCGGCACGCCGTCCGACGCGGGCATCGCCCTGACGTCGAAGTACCAGAGCGCCTTCGAGTCCTGGAATCCGGATGGCAGCAAGTTCGTCGGCGTCTACAGCGCCGAGCAGGCCACGAAGTTCGGCCTGCTGCTCTTCAACGGCGACACGGGCGCCTTCGAGAGCCAGATCGCCAACACGGGCACGAGCCAGAACCCCGCCACCCATCCGGACTGGAGCGCCGACGGCAAGACGATCGCCTACACGTCCGTGGGCTATACCGGCTATCCCCCGCAGAACCGGCGGACGTTCACGGGCTCCATCCAGATGGTGCGGGAGACCGCGGGCAGCTGGAGCGCGCCCCTCACGGTGGTGCCTCCCGTGCCGCTCACGGGCAGCAACCCCTACGCCAAGCACCGCTACTACCCCGCCATCGCCCCGGACAACGCGTTCCTCGTGTTCAACGAGTCCACCTGCCCCATCAACAGCGACACCAGCCAGGACTGCAACGGGGACACGGATCCCACCGCCACGCTCTGGGCCGCGAAGCTGGAGGCCAACGCCGCCCTCGTGGAGCTCAAGAACGCCAACAAACCCGGCATCACGGATGACAAGGACGGCGCGGGCGCCTACCTCCAGACGCTCACCAACAGCTACCCGAAGTGGAGCCCCTTCGTGACCCAGGGCAACACCGGGGACACCAGCCGGCTGATGTGGTTGACGTTCTCGTCCTCGCGCAACTACGGCTTGCGCAAGACGGCCGACGCCAGCAACGCGTCCGAGGCCCGCAAGAGCACTCTCCTGTGGATGGCGGCGGTGGATCCCGACAAGGTGCTCGCGGGCGAGGACGGCTCGTACGTGGCCTTCGCCCTGCCCTTCCAGGACATCACCACGTCCAACCACATCGCCCAGTGGGCGCAGTACCTGGTGAGCAACGGCTGCTCCACGGTGGACGAGGGCTGCGACTCGGCCGGCGCCACCTGCTGCAACGGCCTCAAGTGCGTGCAGCTCAACCGGGATCCGCCCCTGCCTTGCGACATCGAGGGCGCGTGCGCGTGCAAGCCCATTCCCCAGTGCGCGCCCGCCTTCCAGAAGTGCTCGACCGTGGCGCCCTGCTGCGATGGTCTGCGCTGCCTGGATGACACCACGGGCGGGGATTGCTCGGGCGACAACTGCTCGTGCCGTCCGCCGTGCTCCGGCAAGGATCAGCCCTGCGGCGGCGGCTCCGCGTGCTGCAATGGCCTGACCTGCACCACCACGTCCAGCGGCAATGTCTGCCGGGTGAAGCTGAACTGA
- a CDS encoding M13 family metallopeptidase has product MRKALLAACCLMASACKTATPAPSQTEPQAPPAPPPPAQPLPMPAGLDASAMNEQANPCDDFYEYACGNWMKTTEIPADRPRWSRGFDSITARNEEILRNILEAASTGKAPEGTPYAQKLGDFYGSCMDEAKLEASLPALKADLAKLTVAKDAKALAQQVGTLHARAVFPFFRFSSNNDLKDASQMIGEVDQGGLSLPDKDYYLRDDEKSKALRGAFVEHAKNVFVLLGETPDVAAKSAATVMEVETALAKVSQSRVERREPKNLYHRLDRKGLKAETPAFPWDVYFTAVGAKDVQALNVTHPPFFKELERLVRTTPPAEWKTYLTWHYVSSSIPALPKAFQDERFRFSQNLTGAKEDTVRWKKCVRYTNAGLGEALARPFIAQTFGADGKATTQQMVVELEKAFERDLDTLTWMDAPTKEQALVKARKIVNKIGYPDQWRNYDAVKVDRGSFLASWTGVNAFEQARQLAKIGKPVDKNEWLMSPPTVNAYYNPPFNEIVFPAGILQPPFFDREATAPVNFGAMGMVVGHEVTHGFDDEGRQYDAEGNLRDWWTPASDSAFRERVACVKTQYDGYTAVDDLKVNGALTLGENVADLGGLKLAHSAMEEWLRKNPEEAKRASGSRFTPSQQLFLGYAQSWCSKTRDAFARQLVLVDPHSPPYWRVNGPVGNLPEFQRAFSCRADAKMVRPPAERCEVW; this is encoded by the coding sequence ATGAGAAAGGCATTGCTCGCCGCTTGCTGCCTCATGGCTTCCGCCTGCAAGACGGCCACGCCCGCGCCCTCGCAGACCGAGCCTCAGGCGCCTCCCGCGCCGCCCCCGCCCGCCCAGCCGTTGCCGATGCCCGCCGGTCTGGATGCCTCGGCGATGAACGAGCAGGCGAACCCCTGCGACGACTTCTACGAGTACGCGTGTGGCAACTGGATGAAGACGACGGAGATCCCCGCGGACCGCCCCCGCTGGTCGCGCGGCTTCGACTCCATCACGGCGCGCAACGAGGAGATCCTCCGGAACATCCTGGAGGCGGCGTCCACGGGCAAGGCCCCCGAGGGCACGCCCTACGCCCAGAAGCTGGGTGACTTCTACGGCTCCTGCATGGACGAGGCGAAGCTCGAGGCCTCGCTGCCCGCGCTCAAGGCGGACCTGGCGAAGCTGACGGTGGCCAAGGACGCGAAGGCACTGGCCCAGCAGGTGGGCACCCTGCATGCCCGCGCCGTCTTCCCCTTCTTCCGCTTCAGCTCCAACAACGACCTCAAGGACGCCAGCCAGATGATCGGCGAGGTGGACCAGGGCGGCTTGAGCCTGCCGGACAAGGACTACTACCTGCGCGACGACGAGAAGTCGAAGGCGCTGCGGGGCGCGTTCGTGGAGCACGCGAAGAACGTCTTCGTGCTGCTCGGCGAGACGCCCGACGTGGCGGCCAAGAGCGCCGCGACGGTGATGGAGGTGGAGACGGCGCTGGCCAAGGTGTCCCAGTCGCGCGTGGAGCGCCGCGAGCCCAAGAACCTCTACCACCGCCTGGATCGCAAGGGCCTCAAGGCGGAGACTCCGGCCTTCCCGTGGGATGTGTACTTCACGGCCGTGGGCGCCAAGGACGTGCAGGCGCTCAACGTCACTCATCCTCCCTTCTTCAAGGAGCTGGAGCGTCTGGTGCGGACCACGCCTCCCGCGGAGTGGAAGACCTACCTGACGTGGCACTACGTCTCGAGCAGCATTCCCGCCCTGCCCAAGGCCTTCCAGGACGAGCGCTTCCGCTTCTCGCAGAACCTGACGGGCGCGAAGGAGGACACGGTCCGTTGGAAGAAGTGCGTGCGCTACACCAACGCGGGTCTGGGCGAGGCGCTCGCGCGGCCCTTCATCGCGCAGACGTTCGGCGCGGACGGCAAGGCGACCACGCAGCAGATGGTGGTGGAGCTGGAGAAGGCCTTCGAGCGCGATCTGGACACGCTCACCTGGATGGACGCGCCCACCAAGGAGCAGGCGCTGGTGAAGGCGCGCAAGATCGTCAACAAGATTGGCTACCCGGACCAGTGGCGCAACTACGACGCGGTGAAGGTGGATCGCGGCTCGTTCCTCGCCTCGTGGACGGGCGTCAACGCGTTCGAGCAGGCGCGGCAGTTGGCGAAGATCGGCAAGCCGGTGGACAAGAACGAGTGGTTGATGTCTCCGCCCACGGTGAACGCCTACTACAACCCGCCCTTCAACGAGATCGTCTTCCCGGCGGGCATCCTGCAGCCGCCCTTCTTCGATCGCGAGGCGACGGCGCCGGTGAACTTCGGCGCCATGGGCATGGTGGTGGGACATGAAGTCACCCACGGCTTCGACGACGAGGGCCGGCAGTATGACGCGGAGGGCAACCTGCGCGACTGGTGGACGCCCGCCTCGGACAGCGCCTTCCGCGAGCGCGTCGCGTGCGTGAAGACGCAATACGACGGCTACACGGCGGTGGATGACCTCAAGGTCAACGGGGCCCTGACGCTCGGGGAGAACGTGGCGGACCTGGGGGGCCTGAAGCTGGCGCACTCGGCCATGGAGGAGTGGCTGCGCAAGAATCCGGAGGAGGCGAAGCGCGCGAGCGGTTCGCGCTTCACGCCGAGCCAGCAGCTCTTCCTGGGCTACGCGCAGTCCTGGTGCTCGAAGACCCGGGACGCGTTCGCCCGGCAGTTGGTGCTGGTGGATCCGCACTCGCCGCCGTACTGGCGGGTGAACGGCCCGGTGGGCAACCTGCCGGAGTTCCAGCGGGCCTTCTCGTGCAGGGCGGACGCGAAGATGGTGCGTCCTCCGGCCGAACGCTGCGAGGTCTGGTAG
- a CDS encoding DUF692 domain-containing protein, which yields MPVGDAYGRKWKPLGVGIGLRREFYTLLPETSRALDWVEIIPENFLTLGGRPQRALDACGERWTLLPHGVALNVGGPDPLDEAYLAGLRALVERVDAPFFSDHLCYARLGGAYLYDLLPLPFSEEAVEHVVPRVREAQARVGRPFLLENPSYYAHMPGGTLAEADFLRHVVEQADCGLLLDVNNVYVNACNHGYDPRAFVDALPLERVGQLHLAGHERQPDVLIDTHGGPVCDEVWSLYRYVLERTGPVSTLIEWDQHIPSLDAVLDEADRARALMARVEAR from the coding sequence ATGCCGGTGGGTGATGCGTACGGACGGAAGTGGAAGCCGCTGGGAGTGGGGATCGGGCTGCGGCGCGAGTTCTACACGCTCCTGCCGGAGACCTCCCGGGCGCTCGACTGGGTGGAGATCATCCCCGAGAACTTCCTCACCCTGGGGGGCCGTCCCCAGCGCGCGCTGGACGCGTGTGGAGAGCGCTGGACGCTCCTGCCCCATGGCGTGGCGCTCAACGTGGGCGGGCCGGATCCCCTGGACGAGGCCTACCTCGCCGGGCTCCGGGCGCTGGTGGAGCGCGTGGATGCGCCCTTCTTCTCGGATCACCTGTGCTACGCGCGGCTGGGCGGGGCGTACCTCTACGATCTGCTGCCGTTGCCCTTCTCCGAGGAGGCCGTGGAGCACGTGGTGCCCCGGGTGCGCGAGGCGCAGGCGCGGGTGGGCCGGCCCTTCCTGCTGGAGAATCCGAGCTACTACGCGCACATGCCCGGCGGCACCCTGGCGGAAGCGGACTTCCTGCGGCACGTGGTCGAGCAGGCCGACTGTGGCCTGTTGCTGGACGTGAACAACGTGTACGTGAACGCGTGCAACCATGGCTATGACCCGCGCGCCTTCGTGGACGCGCTGCCGTTGGAGCGGGTGGGGCAGCTCCACCTGGCGGGGCACGAGCGCCAGCCGGACGTGCTCATCGACACGCATGGCGGGCCCGTCTGCGACGAGGTGTGGTCGCTCTACCGCTATGTGCTCGAGCGCACGGGGCCGGTGTCCACGTTGATCGAATGGGATCAGCACATCCCCTCGCTGGACGCGGTGCTGGACGAGGCGGATCGGGCACGCGCGCTGATGGCGCGGGTGGAGGCGCGATGA
- a CDS encoding DUF952 domain-containing protein — MNAPIYTLVRGADWRAAKTVGAYCGSADDTRDGFLHFSTAEQVRDSARKHRAGERDLWLVAVDPEALGAALRWEPASGGRRPGLFPHLYGPLPVSAVVSAVPLPLGGDGQHTFPDGVP; from the coding sequence ATGAACGCTCCAATCTACACGCTCGTCCGAGGCGCCGACTGGCGGGCAGCCAAGACGGTGGGTGCCTACTGCGGCTCGGCCGACGACACGCGCGACGGCTTCCTGCACTTTTCCACGGCCGAGCAGGTGCGCGACAGCGCGCGCAAGCACCGCGCGGGGGAGCGAGACCTGTGGCTGGTGGCCGTCGATCCGGAGGCGTTGGGCGCGGCGCTGCGGTGGGAGCCAGCCTCGGGTGGCCGTCGCCCGGGGTTGTTCCCGCACTTGTACGGCCCGCTGCCGGTGTCGGCCGTGGTGTCGGCGGTTCCACTGCCGCTGGGCGGCGACGGGCAGCACACCTTCCCCGACGGGGTGCCGTAG
- the serC gene encoding 3-phosphoserine/phosphohydroxythreonine transaminase, which yields MRVINFNAGPAGLPLPALERAKEELLDFKGSGMSIMEHSHRGKQYDAVHEETISLLTELLGIPDTHQVLFLTGGASQQFAQLPMNFLRPGESADYLMTGVWSEKAYDEAKLVGQARIAATAVQPDKKYVRVPRQDEFQLDPKAVYVHLTSNNTIYGTQWHTWPEVGDVPLVADMSSDFMWKPVDVSRFAFIYAGAQKNLGPSGVLIAVVRKDFIARGRQDIPKIFRYSTHADSNSLYNTPPTLAIYLCRNVLSWAKELGGLTQLEKRNREKGELLYGTLDKLSGFYRAPVEKDSRSYMNAVFYLPTPELDDAFVAAATRSGMVGLKGYRSAGGIRASLYNAVSPDDVRTLVSFMEEFARKNG from the coding sequence ATGCGCGTCATCAACTTCAATGCCGGCCCCGCGGGGCTGCCTCTGCCCGCGCTCGAGCGGGCGAAGGAGGAGCTGCTCGATTTCAAGGGCTCCGGCATGTCCATCATGGAGCACAGCCACCGGGGCAAGCAGTACGACGCCGTCCATGAAGAGACGATCTCGTTGCTCACCGAGCTGCTGGGCATCCCCGACACGCATCAGGTGCTCTTCCTCACGGGAGGCGCCTCGCAGCAGTTCGCCCAGCTCCCGATGAACTTCCTGCGCCCCGGCGAGAGCGCGGACTACCTGATGACGGGCGTGTGGAGCGAGAAGGCCTACGACGAGGCGAAGCTCGTGGGCCAGGCGCGCATCGCCGCCACCGCGGTGCAGCCGGACAAGAAGTACGTGCGCGTGCCCCGGCAGGACGAGTTCCAGCTCGACCCGAAGGCGGTCTACGTCCACCTGACGAGCAACAACACCATCTACGGCACCCAGTGGCACACCTGGCCCGAGGTGGGGGACGTGCCGCTCGTCGCGGACATGAGCTCGGACTTCATGTGGAAGCCCGTGGACGTGAGCCGCTTCGCGTTCATCTACGCCGGAGCCCAGAAGAACCTGGGTCCCTCTGGCGTGCTCATCGCCGTGGTGCGCAAGGACTTCATCGCCCGGGGCCGCCAGGACATCCCGAAGATCTTCCGCTACTCCACCCACGCGGACAGCAACTCGCTCTACAACACGCCGCCCACCCTGGCCATCTACCTGTGCCGCAACGTGCTCTCCTGGGCCAAGGAGCTGGGCGGGCTCACGCAACTGGAGAAGCGCAACCGGGAGAAGGGGGAGTTGCTGTATGGCACCCTGGACAAGCTCTCGGGGTTCTACCGGGCGCCGGTGGAGAAGGACTCGCGTTCCTACATGAACGCGGTCTTCTACCTGCCCACGCCGGAGCTGGACGACGCGTTCGTGGCCGCCGCGACGCGCTCCGGCATGGTGGGTCTCAAGGGCTACCGCAGCGCGGGGGGCATCCGGGCCTCGCTCTATAACGCGGTGTCTCCGGATGACGTCCGGACACTCGTGTCCTTCATGGAGGAGTTCGCCCGGAAGAACGGCTAG
- a CDS encoding chalcone isomerase family protein codes for MKNATLCAVLLLALSALPANAKEIAGVKFPDTASVDGQELKLNGVGLRKKVVFKVYAVGLYLQTPSKDASKVISSEQIKRVRMSMLRDLEKKQITDAIVEGFKKNAGSNLSALQARLDTFAAGIPDLKEGQELVLTYAPGKGTSIESSSGQKLSVEGKDFADALFSVWLGASPVDGSLKKGMLGEE; via the coding sequence ATGAAGAACGCCACGCTGTGCGCTGTCCTGCTGCTCGCCCTGTCCGCGCTGCCCGCCAACGCCAAGGAGATCGCCGGGGTGAAGTTCCCCGACACGGCGTCCGTGGACGGCCAGGAGCTCAAGCTCAACGGTGTGGGCCTGCGCAAGAAGGTCGTCTTCAAGGTGTACGCGGTCGGCCTGTACCTGCAGACCCCGTCCAAGGATGCCTCGAAGGTGATCTCCTCGGAGCAGATCAAGCGCGTGCGCATGTCCATGCTGCGTGACCTGGAGAAGAAGCAGATCACCGACGCCATCGTCGAGGGCTTCAAGAAGAACGCGGGGAGCAATCTGTCCGCGCTCCAGGCGCGGCTGGACACGTTCGCGGCGGGCATTCCCGACTTGAAGGAAGGGCAGGAACTGGTGCTCACCTACGCGCCGGGCAAGGGCACCTCCATCGAGAGCAGCTCGGGGCAGAAGCTGTCCGTGGAGGGCAAGGACTTCGCGGACGCGCTCTTCTCGGTGTGGCTGGGCGCCAGCCCCGTGGATGGCAGTCTGAAGAAGGGAATGCTCGGGGAGGAGTAA